The sequence TAATCAGAAAGTGCATCGTAAGCAATCACCCGATAAGTCAGCCAACCCCACAAAAGCGCCGGAATAATGAAAGCCAATGGGGGAATCAACCACAATGGCAGGGTGATCAGCCACAAGACGCAGAATAATAAAAACGATGAGCCTGAAATCCAAAGACTGCCGAACAAAGAGCCGCCCTTGCGCTGTGACAATGTGGCATAGTGACGGCCACCGACATGGCGGGCAACAGCTGGCAATGCGAACAATCCAACAAATACCAGCGCGGTCAGAATCATCATCGGCAACAGCAACCACAATGCTACCCAAGGCACAATAACTGCCTTTAAGGCACCAAGACCAAGCCAACTCAAGGCGCCGCCCGCGGCATTCATCCCGGTACTACCAACCAAATAACTTTGCAGCCAGTCAAGCAAAGGTTGCAAACCCAGCCACAATGCCAAACCCCAAATTATCACGGATAGCAAAAATGGTAAAAAAGTCAGTATCAACATCCGAAAATGCAGTTGCGACAGCAGCGCCCGACCGAATGCGACGATGACGGGCCGCATCAGCGACGGGGCTTTCTGCCAAATTCAACCATATGTTTTAATCCCAGCCATTGCTGCTCCCAAAAACCGCTGCCATAGTTACGTTC is a genomic window of Glaciimonas sp. CA11.2 containing:
- a CDS encoding EI24 domain-containing protein, with the protein product MRPVIVAFGRALLSQLHFRMLILTFLPFLLSVIIWGLALWLGLQPLLDWLQSYLVGSTGMNAAGGALSWLGLGALKAVIVPWVALWLLLPMMILTALVFVGLFALPAVARHVGGRHYATLSQRKGGSLFGSLWISGSSFLLFCVLWLITLPLWLIPPLAFIIPALLWGWLTYRVIAYDALSDYADKDELKAILKIHRWPLLTIGIITGMLGAAPTLLWLGGALWLVILPFMAAGSIWLYVLMFVFTGLWFEYYCLEALSKYRAGKLATIIIAERGTDAVDSDAASGNGANSGLSIGDEEPRRLM